One window of the Zygotorulaspora mrakii chromosome 6, complete sequence genome contains the following:
- the ADE13 gene encoding adenylosuccinase ADE13 (similar to Saccharomyces cerevisiae ADE13 (YLR359W); ancestral locus Anc_4.197) has translation MSDFDKYSTPLSSRYASKEMSGIFSLRNRFSTWRKLWLNLAIAEKELGLTVVTDKAIEEMSNHLAITDEEIAKASAQEAIVRHDVMAHVHTFGETCPDAAGIIHLGATSCFVTDNADLIFLRDAYDLLIPKLVNVINRLANFAMEYKDLPVLGWTHFQPAQLTTLGKRVTLWVQELLWDLRNFVRARNDIGLRGVKGTTGTQASFLALFHGDHNKVEALDKRVTELLGFDTVYPVTGQTYSRKIDIDVMAPLSSFAATAYKMATDIRLLANLKEMEEPFEKSQIGSSAMAYKRNPMRCERVCSLARHLGSLFNDAVQTASVQWFERTLDDSAIRRISLPSAFLTADILLSTLLNISSGLVVYPKVIERRIKGELPFMATENIIMAMVEKGASRQEVHENIRVLSHQAAAVVKEEGGDNDLIERVKKDQFFKPIHSELESLLDPSTFVGRAPQQVEKFVNNDVKNALQPFSSYINDADVKLNV, from the coding sequence atgtctgATTTTGATAAATACAGCACACCATTATCTTCTCGTTATGCTTCGAAGGAAATGTCTGGTATTTTCTCATTGAGAAATAGATTTTCAACATGGAGGAAGTTATGGCTCAATCTAGCTATTgctgaaaaggaattggGCCTTACTGTTGTCACTGACAAGGCTATTGAGGAAATGAGCAACCATCTGGCTATTACTGACGAAGAAATTGCCAAAGCGTCTGCTCAAGAAGCTATTGTGAGACATGATGTTATGGCTCACGTTCACACTTTTGGCGAAACATGTCCAGATGCCGCAGGTATTATCCATTTGGGTGCTACGTCATGCTTCGTCACTGACAATGcagatttgatttttttgagagATGCGTATGATCTGTTGATTCCAAAACTAGTCAACGTGATCAATAGATTGGCTAACTTTGCTATGGAATACAAAGATCTACCTGTATTGGGATGGACACATTTTCAACCCGCTCAATTGACGACATTAGGAAAAAGAGTCACTCTATGGGTTCAAGAATTACTATGggatttgagaaatttcGTCCGAGCAAGAAATGATATTGGTTTACGCGGTGTTAAGGGTACTACTGGTACCCAAGCATCCTTCTTAGCACTTTTTCATGGTGATCACAACAAAGTAGAAGCACTGGATAAAAGAGTTACTGAACTGTTAGGTTTTGATACTGTCTACCCTGTTACTGGCCAAACTTATTCAAGAAAGATCGATATTGATGTAATGGCACCTTTATCATCATTCGCTGCTACTGCTTACAAAATGGCCACTGACATTAGGTTACTGGCcaatttgaaggaaatggaagaaccttttgaaaaatcacaaATTGGTTCTTCCGCAATGGCCTACAAGAGAAACCCAATGCGTTGTGAACGTGTTTGTTCTTTAGCTAGACATTTGGGCTCTCTGTTTAATGACGCAGTACAAACGGCTTCTGTTCAATGGTTCGAAAGAACTTTAGATGATTCGGCTATCAGAAGAATTTCTCTTCCAAGTGCCTTCTTAACAGCAGACATTCTATTATCAACTTTGTTGAATATCTCTTCCGGTTTAGTTGTTTATCCAAAGGTgatagaaagaagaatcaagGGTGAACTACCATTTATGGCTACTGAGAATATTATCATGGCTATGGTTGAAAAGGGCGCCTCAAGACAAGAGGTTCATGAAAATATTAGAGTCCTATCACATCAAGCTGCTGCGGTTGTTAAGGAAGAAGGTGGTGATAACGATTTAATTGAACGTGTCAAAAAGgaccaatttttcaagccAATTCATTCGGAGCTTGAATCTTTGTTGGACCCATCTACTTTCGTCGGCAGAGCTCCACAGCAAGTTGAGAAATTTGTCAATAATGATGTGAAAAACGCTTTGCAACCATTCAGCAGCTATATAAATGATGCGGATGTTAAATTAAACGTCTAA
- the RSC2 gene encoding Rsc2p (similar to Saccharomyces cerevisiae RSC1 (YGR056W) and RSC2 (YLR357W); ancestral locus Anc_4.196), with translation MSNEDVGSIGEEARKELQSALREEYDALFRLKEDNGLEIYPIFNVLPAKKEYPDYYALIKNPVSFNTLKKRVLHYMDAQSFVNDLVQIPWNAKTYNTKESAIYKYATILEKYINDEVVTRLKKKFPSVEYPYLGPLPDEVDTKRPITQLKTNLYNSKGGHSLRVRKEHQENRSDSVDVEYAEGEEDDDGEGEHEGEGEEEDDDEYIEGRKLPNLRINLHRGMTNSQSGGRSNSSTPKPSYGRHQQQRTHMRRGRPPVIDLPYVQRMKNILKMLKKEIDDENEPLTATFEKLPDELRDPKYYSMVSNPICLEDIRKKIKTRKYKDFQSFQNDFNLMLANYRLYHRTEPQYIKRAATLEKKYNAMARHELSKPDRDYMPEGELRYPIDELVLNGKSYRIGDWVLLENPNDSTKPTVAQIFRLWSTSDGKRWLNACWYLRPEQTVHRVDRLFYKNEVVKSGQYRDHLVEEIVGKCYVVHFTRFQRGDPDIKLEGPLFVCEFRYNENEKIFNKIRTWKACLPEEIRDQDEATIPVNGRKFLKYPSPLRHLLPSNATPKDPIPQPTEGAVNAPPLIGGVYLRPKLERDDLGEYATSDDCPRYIIRPGDPAEDGKMDFETSTIITSAPAAASLSKTNLSNPRLAAMKQNRSGTGLNSLRNGGYVPGIAGSSANLATATGLSGSGSGIGTPNGLAPGQQLTVHGLKQHQLNKQQLHLQQQQQQKRSQASGYSLTTIVNNLAAQASKTSLGISVDAPGAYLLPISITKNVDGLLRADYASQVRRLGKDQVPRRKRNKGEVIWFRGPSVAIEERLLNSGDEFLQPPLNRWFSKNKKQKTVAAADEQQDIESAMGSEDEQDNLPDTFPLALRPSAKFMAFKIASRDNMQTESL, from the coding sequence ATGTCTAATGAGGATGTTGGTAGTATCGGTGAAGAGGCCAGAAAGGAGCTTCAGAGCGCACTGCGAGAAGAATATGATGCGTTGTTTAGGCTAAAAGAGGATAATGGTCTAGAGATATATCCAATTTTCAACGTTTTACCCGCCAAGAAGGAGTACCCTGACTATTATGCCTTGATTAAGAATCCGGTATCGTTCAATACCTTGAAGAAGCGTGTTTTACACTATATGGATGCACAGAGTTTCGTAAACGATTTGGTGCAAATACCATGGAACGCAAAGACGTATAATACCAAAGAATCCGCAATCTACAAATACGCGACTATATTGGAGAAGTACATTAATGACGAGGTTGTCAccagattgaaaaaaaaattcccTAGTGTGGAGTATCCGTACCTGGGACCACTGCCGGACGAAGTGGACACGAAAAGACCTATAACCCAGTTGAAAACCAATTTGTATAATTCGAAGGGCGGTCACAGTTTAAGAGTGCGCAAAGAGCATCAGGAAAATCGCTCGGACTCTGTAGATGTCGAGTACGCTGAAGGTGAAGAAGACGACGACGGTGAAGGCGAACATGAGGGTGAAGGCGAAGAGGAAGACGATGATGAGTACATTGAGGGAAGAAAGCTTCCGAATCTAAGGATCAATCTTCATAGAGGTATGACGAATAGCCAGTCCGGTGGaagatcaaattcatcaactCCGAAACCCTCATATGGCAGACATCAGCAGCAAAGAACTCATATGAGGCGTGGTAGACCCCCAGTAATTGATCTACCGTATGTGCAAAGAATGAAGAATATACTAaaaatgctgaaaaaggaaattgatgatgagaATGAACCTCTGACGgcaacttttgaaaaattaccGGATGAATTAAGAGATCCTAAATATTATTCAATGGTCTCAAATCCGATATGCCTAGAAGATATAAGGAAAAAGATTAAGACTCGTAAGTACAAGGACTTTCAGagctttcaaaatgatttcaaCCTTATGTTAGCAAACTATAGGCTATACCATCGTACCGAACCGCAGTATATCAAACGTGCAGCAACacttgaaaagaaatataatGCAATGGCGCGTCATGAATTATCAAAACCTGACAGAGATTATATGCCAGAAGGCGAATTAAGATACCCTATTGATGAACTTGTTCTTAATGGAAAAAGCTATAGAATTGGTGATTGGGTCCTGCTGGAGAATCCTAACGACTCAACTAAACCAACTGTTGCTCAGATTTTTAGACTGTGGAGTACGTCTGATGGGAAAAGATGGCTGAATGCTTGTTGGTACTTAAGACCTGAACAAACGGTTCATAGAGTCGATAGACTGTTTTATAAGAACGAAGTGGTCAAATCAGGTCAGTATAGAGACCATTTAGTCGAAGAAATTGTTGGTAAATGTTATGTTGTTCATTTCACTAGATTTCAACGAGGTGATCCTGACATTAAACTTGAAGGACCACTTTTTGTTTGTGAATTTCGttataatgaaaatgaaaaaattttcaacaagaTCAGGACCTGGAAAGCTTGCTTGCCGGAAGAAATTCGTGATCAAGATGAGGCAACAATACCAGTTAACGGTAGaaagtttttgaagtatCCATCACCTTTGAGACATCTTTTGCCATCAAATGCTACCCCAAAGGATCCTATCCCACAACCTACGGAAGGTGCAGTAAATGCCCCACCATTAATTGGTGGTGTTTATTTAAGACCAAAATTAGAGCGCGATGATCTAGGTGAATATGCAACTTCAGATGATTGTCCGCGTTATATCATTAGACCAGGCGACCCAGCAGAAGATGGTAAAATGGATTTTGAAACAAGTACTATAATAACAAGTGCACCAGCGGCAGCTTCCTtgtcaaaaacaaatcTTTCCAACCCAAGATTAGCTGCTATGAAACAGAATAGATCAGGAACAGGTCTTAATTCACTGCGTAACGGTGGTTATGTACCAGGGATAGCAGGAAGTTCAGCAAACTTAGCCACTGCCACGGGATTATCAGGATCGGGTTCTGGAATAGGTACTCCAAACGGATTGGCCCCTGGACAGCAGTTAACCGTGCATGGTCTCAAACAACACCAGTTAAACAAACAACAATTACATttacaacagcagcaacagcaaaagAGATCTCAAGCTTCCGGTTACAGTCTGACAACCATCGTTAATAATCTAGCGGCCCAAGCTTCAAAGACAAGTCTAGGAATTTCCGTGGACGCTCCGGGGGCTTACCTCTTGCCAATAAGtataacaaaaaatgttgatGGCTTGCTGAGAGCGGACTATGCCAGTCAGGTAAGAAGACTTGGCAAGGACCAAGTTcccagaagaaaaagaaataaagGTGAAGTCATTTGGTTCCGTGGACCCAGCGTTGCCATAGAGGAAAGGTTGCTCAACTCGGGCGATGAATTTCTCCAACCACCGCTGAACAGATGGTTTTCTAAGaacaaaaagcaaaaaacAGTCGCTGCCGCTGATGAGCAACAAGATATCGAAAGTGCGATGGGTTCAGAGGACGAGCAGGACAACCTTCCTGATACCTTCCCGCTAGCTTTAAGGCCTTCTGCAAAGTTTATGGCTTTCAAGATTGCCTCACGTGATAACATGCAAACAGAGTCActttga
- the EGT2 gene encoding Egt2p (similar to Saccharomyces cerevisiae EGT2 (YNL327W); ancestral locus Anc_3.11) produces the protein MKYITSVVTSIATSITLFGSIVSAASGSNGAFFTSLEVFNTLSGDFNCTDPNQWFVINAGLYIPEGSNEPIYLSVPDSLGNLPNGSFPLKAKNDVIGAIENIGSNNFTLTFNDHIQQNTTTSFSVLTKLTAETQEKISKPQVLNLEFDVSSGDSFTSAINFIPKDVNQLSTNGGIYAENNTAWFIADLPLSALDQPSRFSSRPTIKSSYKFNTSLTACEMILKVDDLNRPLKTVPFTALHDQSDSSQISIYINTNIDGGKYLRIKYFSEPLTSSAIGNMISLQATDSENTRLAKRDNAPQTITANYYSGNDTGTNDSNGSDLQSIQQSPMRAMYINATSSSGADSYETYSLLSRTGSAIVTQIGTWIPISTIRTDSSLSIITTPPTASQTTSIISTQNARLGSSSAVNSSATSDVETASPSSATLSTVAQASALSTSRSSFSNSGSLYISAANSSKSTNSQTTTTARSSVSSSSAISNSTQSLKTLRSTRSDETSSRTTFAPYSADYNKSDSYLTYSVISFTNDGELTSFTSWFAIATESASSSFFTSSSLSTTPSVISTGSKNTATAPVNTSLSTMYDSTQEYSLITKTQDGKTIVSTSWFPVSTIKSSSSFVKQTIVSTISKGAQSSADSTYETYSLVTRTVSGAEVISSDWFPVNTVENSTSFAVPVTSSTVSLAVTTSQANSDYETYSLVTKTKSGEKTELTNWAPISAVQPSTKTVSQDSCMSCIVTTDSSVPLMSTGTTLSIMAQTATSQLDMFTLSQNSSVPALSIYEGEAKRTSFGFGGILVGLLLLLF, from the coding sequence atgaaatatataACGTCTGTTGTGACGTCTATTGCAACGTCTATCACACTTTTTGGATCAATTGTGAGTGCAGCTTCCGGGAGCAATGGAGCATTCTTTACCAGTTTAGAGGTGTTTAATACACTTAGTGGGGATTTCAACTGTACAGACCCAAATCAATGGTTTGTAATAAACGCAGGGTTGTATATTCCAGAAGGAAGTAACGAACCAATATATTTGAGTGTGCCTGATAGCTTAGGTAATCTGCCAAATGGAAGCTTTCCTCTTAAGGCTAAAAATGATGTGATAGGAGCAATAGAGAATATTGGGTCAAACAATTTTACACTTACATTTAATGATCACATTCAACAAAATACGACTACAAGTTTCAGTGTCTTGACGAAATTGACTGCTGAGactcaagaaaaaatttcaaaaccaCAGGTTTTGAATTTAGAATTTGATGTGTCGTCTGGAGATTCTTTCACTTCTGCCATCAATTTTATTCCAAAGGATGTGAACCAGCTAAGTACAAATGGTGGAATATACGCCGAAAATAATACAGCTTGGTTTATTGCTGATCTGCCTCTAAGTGCATTGGATCAACCCTCaagattttcttcaaggCCTACTATCAAGTCATCTTACAAGTTCAACACTTCGTTGACAGCATGCgaaatgatattgaaagtTGACGACCTCAATAGACCGCTCAAAACTGTACCCTTCACTGCCTTACATGATCAATCAGACTCTTCTCAAATTAGTATCTATATCAATACGAATATTGATGGAGGTAAATATTTGAGGATCAAGTATTTTAGCGAACCACTTACATCAAGCGCCATCGGTAACATGATTTCATTGCAGGCTACTGATTCCGAAAATACAAGATTAGCAAAAAGAGACAACGCTCCGCAGACTATAACTGCAAATTACTATTCAGGTAATGATACAGGTACTAATGACTCTAATGGGAGCGATTTACAAAGTATACAGCAGAGCCCAATGCGTGCGATGTACATTAATGCTACATCAAGTTCTGGTGCTGACAGTTACGAAACTTATTCTTTACTTTCCCGTACAGGATCCGCAATTGTTACTCAAATCGGAACATGGATTCCTATATCCACTATAAGAACTGATTCGTCCCTGTCAATTATTACTACACCTCCCACAGCTTCACAGACAACATCCATAATTTCGACACAAAATGCACGTTTAGGTTCCTCTTCAGCTGTCAATTCAAGTGCCACGAGCGATGTGGAAACAGCAAGTCCTTCATCGGCAACTTTGTCGACAGTGGCTCAAGCTTCTGCTCTATCAACATCTCGTTCCTCTTTCTCCAATTCCGGTTCTTTATATATTTCAGCTGCcaactcttcaaaatcaacaaattctCAGACCACTACTACTGCAAGGAGCTCGGTTTCATCCTCGAGTGCAATTTCTAACTCCACTCAGAGCTTAAAGACTTTACGGAGCACGCGCTCAGATGAAACCAGTAGTCGTACAACATTTGCACCATATTCTGCAGACTATAACAAATCCGATAGCTATCTGACTTATTCTGTCATTTCATTCACAAACGATGGAGAACTGACATCATTTACAAGCTGGTTCGCAATTGCGACAGAGTCTGCTTCCTCATCCTTTTTcacttcctcttctttgaGCACAACTCCATCCGTGATAAGCACAGGATCCAAAAATACAGCAACTGCACCAGTGAACACCTCTTTATCGACGATGTACGATTCCACTCAAGAGTATTCGCTTATCACAAAAACACAAGATGGTAAAACTATAGTATCCACTAGCTGGTTCCCAGTTTCCACAATCAAGAGTTCCTCTAGTTTTGTGAAACAGACCATAGTGTCCACAATTTCCAAAGGCGCTCAATCGTCGGCAGATAGTACCTATGAGACGTATTCACTTGTTACGAGGACCGTGTCAGGGGCGGAAGTAATATCATCAGACTGGTTCCCTGTCAATACCGTTGAAAACTCAACTAGTTTTGCTGTGCCAGTCACTTCCTCTACTGTCTCGTTGGCTGTTACAACTTCCCAAGCAAACTCTGACTACGAGACCTATTCTTTAGTGACTAAAACAAAATCTGGCGAAAAAACGGAACTGACAAATTGGGCTCCAATTTCTGCAGTTCAACCATCCACCAAAACGGTCTCCCAGGACTCATGCATGAGCTGTATAGTGACAACGGATTCATCCGTACCGCTGATGAGTACGGGAACCACTCTTTCGATTATGGCTCAAACAGCGACTTCGCAATTGGATATGTTTACTCTATCACAAAATTCCTCAGTTCCAGCTCTGAGTATATACGAGGGAGAAGCAAAAAGAACTTCATTTGGTTTCGGGGGAATCCTTGTTGGTTTACTGCTGCTATTATTTTAA
- the PFA3 gene encoding palmitoyltransferase PFA3 (similar to Saccharomyces cerevisiae PFA3 (YNL326C); ancestral locus Anc_3.12) has translation MGGSNFHITVIFPRCLVSFLYCWTAYVTLSRAKQIPQLFARVLIFGYLLLGLYTYFKLIWTSPGSPLDFPELRVNDIYAAEMGGELPPEFLAKRSITSKNNGRFRLCRTCSVWKPDRCHHCSSCNRCILKMDHHCPWIPGCIGFGNQKYFIQFLIYSTLYATAILVISSAQFYMWFHDGVFERELIDMLLLSVWLLAFAISIAMMCFSVFSILQVNRNQTTIEMYGYQRYREELAVLGNAHLDQDDTNAFDLGSRLENWTSVMGSKWVEWLLPIQRLEIARNRHSWNEKGLFFELGPGINDGILETLDLQNRLLRRVTPRSSIDNNK, from the coding sequence ATGGGAGGCAGTAATTTCCATATTACAGTGATTTTTCCTCGATGTCTCGTGTCTTTTCTTTACTGCTGGACGGCATATGTGACGCTATCAAGGGCCAAACAAATTCCTCAATTGTTTGCCAGAGTGCTAATATTTGGGTATCTACTTTTGGGACTATACACATATTTCAAGCTGATATGGACTAGTCCTGGAAGTCCGCTTGACTTTCCAGAGCTTAGAGTCAATGATATTTACGCCGCAGAAATGGGGGGTGAGCTACCACCAGAATTTTTGGCCAAGCGATCCATTACTTCCAAAAATAATGGCAGATTCAGACTGTGTAGAACATGCAGTGTTTGGAAACCAGATAGGTGTCATCATTGCTCGAGTTGCAACCGCtgtattttgaaaatggatcACCACTGTCCTTGGATTCCGGGATGTATCGGATTTGGAAATcagaaatatttcattcaGTTTTTGATATACTCAACCCTCTATGCTACCGCGATACTTGTAATATCTAGTGCACAGTTTTATATGTGGTTCCATGACGGAGTTTTCGAACGAGAATTGATTGATATGCTATTACTTTCAGTCTGGCTATTGGCATTTGCTATTTCGATCGCAATGATGTGCTTTAGCGTATTTAGTATTTTACAGGTCAATAGAAATCAGACCACAATAGAAATGTACGGTTATCAGCGGTATAGGGAAGAGCTGGCGGTACTGGGCAATGCTCACTTGGATCAAGATGATACAAATGCGTTTGATCTCGGTTCTCGATTGGAAAATTGGACCAGCGTTATGGGTTCAAAGTGGGTAGAATGGCTTCTTCCTATCCAAAGATTAGAGATAGCGAGAAATCGACACTCTTGGAATGAAAAAGGACTTTTTTTCGAGCTCGGACCTGGTATAAATGATGGGATCCTCGAAACTTTGGATTTACAAAATAGGCTTCTGAGAAGAGTAACTCCGAGGTCATCAATTGATAACAATAAATAG
- the RRP40 gene encoding exosome non-catalytic core subunit RRP40 (similar to Saccharomyces cerevisiae RRP40 (YOL142W); ancestral locus Anc_3.13): protein MSTIILPGDDIHVFEDRQISLGPGMYCNPATEEIEAVNAGVEVISETKKGQAVYVDYDCKRYVPSVGDLVIGIIVGQYSDNYKVSLSNFSSSVSLSYMAFPNATKKNKPTLKVGDLVYARVRFAEKELESEIECVDSTTGQDGGFGLLDGGMLAEIKLAYARSLMFDEKFPLLPLLAKFVQFEVAIGINGIIWIKCEEVKHTLACYRSILECQKVPTSSYKAIVKENFGKIVNTVEDDNQ, encoded by the coding sequence ATGTCTACAATTATCCTTCCTGGTGATGATATACATGTATTTGAGGACCGCCAAATTTCTCTGGGGCCAGGAATGTACTGCAATCCTGCTACCGAAGAAATAGAAGCAGTGAATGCCGGCGTTGAAGTCATCTCGGAAACTAAGAAGGGGCAGGCAGTGTATGTTGATTATGATTGTAAGCGATATGTTCCTTCTGTAGGTGATTTGGTGATTGGTATAATTGTTGGGCAGTATTCGGATAATTATAAGGTATCATTGTCCAATTTTTCCTCTTCGGTCTCATTATCATATATGGCTTTCCCAAATGCgacaaagaagaataaaCCAACACTGAAGGTTGGTGACTTAGTTTATGCCAGAGTACGTTTTGCAGAAAAAGAGCTTGAGTCGGAGATAGAATGTGTGGATTCCACGACAGGACAGGATGGTGGATTTGGGCTACTTGATGGAGGCATGCTTGCGGAAATTAAACTGGCCTATGCACGGAGTCTTATGTTTGATGAGAAGTTTCCATTGTTGCCATTACTAGCAAAATTCGTACAGTTTGAGGTGGCCATCGGTATCAATGGTATAATATGGATCAAGTGCGAAGAGGTTAAACACACCCTAGCATGTTACAGATCAATTTTGGAGTGCCAAAAAGTGCCAACCTCAAGTTATAAAGCTAttgtaaaagaaaattttggcaAAATTGTAAACACAGTGGAAGACGATAATCAATAG